The segment TTCCGGGATCACTCCCAAATAATGCAAAAACGGAATATCCAATCCAAAATAATTGGTTCGTTGATTGGATGAGGTCTTAGTGTTAGATGTAGTCATACTCACTGGGTTAACGCAATTTATTTGATGGTCGGGGCGAGAGGATTTGAACCTCCGACCACTTGCACCCCATGCAAGTACGCTACCAGGCTGCGCTACGCCCCGACGAAAGACGAAATTGTATCAGCAACTACTTGGATAGAATTTGCAAGACCGCAAGCAATTCATCGCGCAAACGAAGCTCTCCGCGAGCTTCTTCAAGACGATTTCTAGCGCCAGAAATCGTAAAACCCTCTTCATAAAGCAAGGCGCGAATTTTACGAATCAAAACCACTTCGTGATGCTGATAGTAACGGCGGTTACCACGACGCTTTTGCGGACTTAACTGAGAAAACTCTTGCTCCCAATATCGCAAGACATGCGAGCGAACGCCACAAAGATCGGCTACTTCACCAATTGTGAAATATCGCTTTGATGGTATGGGGGGAAGTTGAGAGCTCGGTAGCGCCGAGCTAGCATCAAACTCGGTTTTCTCGAGCATGTGACTCCACTACATCTTTGAGCTTTTGACTTGCATGAAATGTCACCACACGTCTAGCAGCTATTGGAATCATCTGCCCTGTCTTTGGATTTCGGCCAGGACGAGCCGATTTATTGCGCAACTGAAAATTTCCGAAACCAGAAATCTTCACTTCCGTACCGGACTCAAGTGATTGGCCAATACGATCAAAAAAAGCATCGATCATATCCTTGGCTTCACGCTTATTGAGACCAACTTGATCAAAGAGCGCTTCAGAAAGCTCATTTTTCGTTACGGTATCGCTAGAATTTAATTCACTCATCGTCGGATTCTTTTCTGAAGTATCTCTGTATTTTTATTAGGTGTTTCGTAATAGTAAACCTAGCGCAGACGAGCCGCACATTTTTTCTCAACGGCACCTAGCAAAGCGCTCATTACAGCATCAATTTGAGCATCTTGCAAAGTTTCCGCAGGATTTAACAGGGTTACTCGGAATGCCAAGCTTTTTTCATCATCGG is part of the Polynucleobacter tropicus genome and harbors:
- a CDS encoding integration host factor subunit alpha produces the protein MSELNSSDTVTKNELSEALFDQVGLNKREAKDMIDAFFDRIGQSLESGTEVKISGFGNFQLRNKSARPGRNPKTGQMIPIAARRVVTFHASQKLKDVVESHARENRV
- a CDS encoding MerR family transcriptional regulator is translated as MLEKTEFDASSALPSSQLPPIPSKRYFTIGEVADLCGVRSHVLRYWEQEFSQLSPQKRRGNRRYYQHHEVVLIRKIRALLYEEGFTISGARNRLEEARGELRLRDELLAVLQILSK